Proteins encoded in a region of the Anopheles aquasalis chromosome 2, idAnoAquaMG_Q_19, whole genome shotgun sequence genome:
- the LOC126572455 gene encoding monocarboxylate transporter 13 isoform X4, which produces MASKKTRRTDSDIACEEAARLTAEQQEDPSPEDDDAACEYHDMPPPPDGGYGWVIVFASFMCNMIVDGIAYTFGVFLNEFVVYFGEGKGTVAWVGSLLSGMYLSAGPVVSALANKFGCRAVCIAGSIISASAFALSTLSTSVTMLMLTYGVMGGIGFGLIYLPAVVAVGYYFETKRSLATGIAVCGSGFGTFAFAPLANMLLANFDWKNSNLILAGLILNCAIFGAMMRPLTYPKEDKVKPLMQRMYEEKRLQMERGSIGGSYFMVQLPDGTMEKRLKAPLNADPGVHSSLALDQLAQQGGMHPVATLPTISEFKTPEQNGSSGSSSESSQIEMKKPLNKKRNTNSESDATDYGADNMPRNASQPAFTSHQSGIPKNGSVPTFDRVRKHSTGERFKPSLAAIKASSRGDVGSNGDVRKSATQLRNSRGSMNGSKNNNAEEFDDASMFTSKASLKADRPMMVRPLSRKDIFYSGSVTNLKEYQSQKSLTNYRNSVVSLTKFEKEHRNDVRDDVEKGREEQYDLCPCLALPESFKNAIAAMMDVSLLRDPVFMMIGVSNIFGMAGLYVPFVYLVDAAVLDGIDQSSASFLISIIGITNTVGRIVCGYVADFPKVDALFLNNICLVISTIAVALTPFCSSYASYVVMAIAFGIAIAGYISLTSIILVDLLGLDKLTNAFGLLILFRGAATIVGSPLAGALYDATQSYSIPFFVAGGLFALSAITSFAAPAMQRFRKQTHAPVHVEVLTPIDEEPSEDLADDDQPITMVPKIIQTAPSPSTEQPVTSNITSTSTISNDDRKHTNGNSAKDMNKEVSQMESVV; this is translated from the exons aCTGATAGTGATATTGCTTGCGAGGAGGCAGCCCGTTTAACGGCTGAACAGCAGGAGGATCCGTCgcctgaagatgatgatgcagcatgTGAATATCATGATATGCCCCCACCACCCGACGGCGG ATATGGTTGGGTTATCGTGTTCGCTTCCTTCATGTGCAACATGATCGTCGACGGTATCGCGTACACGTTCGGTGTATTTCTGAACGAGTTCGTAGTGTATTTTGGCGAAGGGAAGGGCACAGTGGCATGGGTGGGTAGCTTACTGAGTGGTATGTACCTGAGCGCGGGTCCCGTTGTGTCTGCACTAGCGAACAAATTCGGTTGCCGGGCGGTGTGTATAGCTGGAAGTATCATATCGGCCTCTGCGTTTGCACTCAGTACGCTTAGTACCTCAGTAACGATGCTAATGCTCACGTACGGTGTGATGGGCGGCATTGGCTTTGGATTAATCTATCTGCCTGCGGTTGTTGCCGTCGGATACTACTTCGAAACTAAGCGCTCATTGGCCACCGGTATTGCAGTGTGCGGTTCCGGGTTTGGTACATTCGCCTTTGCACCCCTAGCAAACATGCTACTGGCAAACTTTGACTGGAAAAATTCGAACCTCATCTTGGCAGGGCTGATTCTGAATTGTGCGATCTTTGGCGCCATGATGCGCCCATTGAC CTACCCGAAGGAGGACAAAGTAAAACCCTTGATGCAGCGCATGTACGAAGAGAAACGCCTTCAGATGGAGCGGGGATCGATAGGTGGATCCTACTTCATGGTACAGCTGCCCGATGGTACGATGGAGAAAAGACTGAAAGCCCCGCTAAACGCGGATCCGGGTGTACACTCGAGCCTGGCCCTGGATCAGCTCGCACAACAGGGTGGCATGCATCCCGTGGCCACGTTACCAACTATCTCGGAATTTAAAACACCCGAGCAGAACGGGAGTAGCGGCTCATCGTCAGAGTCGAGTCAGATAGAGATGAAGAAACCGTTGAACAAAAAACGTAACACCAACTCCGAATCGGATGCGACCGATTATGGGGCAGACAATATGCCACGCAATGCCTCGCAGCCTGCCTTTACTAGCCACCAATCAG GTATCCCGAAGAATGGTTCCGTGCCCACGTTCGATCGCGTTCGGAAACACTCTACCGGCGAACGGTTCAAGCCATCGCTGGCGGCCATAAAAGCGAGCTCACGCGGTGATGTCGGTAGCAATGGTGATGTACGTAAATCTGCCACGCAGCTCAGAAACTCGCGAGGCTCTATGAATGGCAGCAAGAATAATAACGCTGAGGAATTT GATGATGCCAGCATGTTTACCTCGAAAGCTTCTCTGAAAGCAGACCGGCCAATGATGGTGCGTCCGCTTTCTCGTAAGGATATTTTCTATTCCGGGTCCGTCACCAATCTAAAAGAATACCAGAGTCAGAAATCTCTAACCAACTACCGCAACTCCGTTGTTTCGCTGACTAAATTCGAGAAGGAACATCGTAACGACGTGCGGGATGATGTAGAGAAGGGCCGAGAAGAGC AATATGATCTGTGTCCATGCCTGGCATTACCGGAATCGTTCAAGAACGCCATTGCTGCTATGATGGATGTCAGCCTGCTGCGGGATCCCGTCTTTATGATGATCGGTGTTTCGAACATATTCGGTATGGCTGGCCTATACGTCCCGTTCGTTTATCTAGTCGATGCTGCCGTCCTTGAT GGAATTGATCAAAGTTCTGCCTCGTTCCTTATCTCGATCATCGGTATCACGAATACTGTCGGAAGGATCGTGTGCGGTTACGTAGCCGATTTTCCCAAGGTGGACGCTCtcttcctcaacaacatctgTCTCGTGATATCCACGATAGCCGTTGCGCTGACACCGTTCTGTAGTAGCTATGCCTCATACGTGGTGATGGCCATCGCGTTCGGCATTGCAATTG CTGGCTACATCTCGCTGACGTCAATTATTCTCGTGGATCTGCTTGGTCTGGACAAACTGACGAATGCCTTTGGATTGTTGATTTTGTTCCGTGGTGCAGCTACGATCGTTGGCTCACCACTGGCCGGTGCCCTGTACGACGCAACTCAGTCGTATTCCATACCGTTCTTTGTCGCCGGAGGCCTTTTTGCATTGTCGGCAATTACCAGCTTCGCTGCTCCAGCTATGCAAAG ATtccgaaagcaaacacacgctcCGGTACACGTGGAGGTGCTAACCCCTATTGACGAAGAACCCTCGGAGGATcttgccgatgatgatcaacCGATTACGATGGTACCAAAGATCATTCAAACTGCCCCGAGCCCGTCCACCGAGCAGCCCGTCACGTCCAACATTACATCCACCTCCACGATCAGTAACGATGACAGGAAGCACACCAACGGTAACAGTGCAAAGGATATGAATAAGGAAGTTAGCCAAATGGAGTCGGTGGTGTAA
- the LOC126572455 gene encoding uncharacterized protein LOC126572455 isoform X1 has protein sequence MGQAASQEDAEQDGQPAEAEDDDDGGIIPMRSDRFLVTDSDIACEEAARLTAEQQEDPSPEDDDAACEYHDMPPPPDGGYGWVIVFASFMCNMIVDGIAYTFGVFLNEFVVYFGEGKGTVAWVGSLLSGMYLSAGPVVSALANKFGCRAVCIAGSIISASAFALSTLSTSVTMLMLTYGVMGGIGFGLIYLPAVVAVGYYFETKRSLATGIAVCGSGFGTFAFAPLANMLLANFDWKNSNLILAGLILNCAIFGAMMRPLTYPKEDKVKPLMQRMYEEKRLQMERGSIGGSYFMVQLPDGTMEKRLKAPLNADPGVHSSLALDQLAQQGGMHPVATLPTISEFKTPEQNGSSGSSSESSQIEMKKPLNKKRNTNSESDATDYGADNMPRNASQPAFTSHQSGIPKNGSVPTFDRVRKHSTGERFKPSLAAIKASSRGDVGSNGDVRKSATQLRNSRGSMNGSKNNNAEEFDDASMFTSKASLKADRPMMVRPLSRKDIFYSGSVTNLKEYQSQKSLTNYRNSVVSLTKFEKEHRNDVRDDVEKGREEQYDLCPCLALPESFKNAIAAMMDVSLLRDPVFMMIGVSNIFGMAGLYVPFVYLVDAAVLDGIDQSSASFLISIIGITNTVGRIVCGYVADFPKVDALFLNNICLVISTIAVALTPFCSSYASYVVMAIAFGIAIAGYISLTSIILVDLLGLDKLTNAFGLLILFRGAATIVGSPLAGALYDATQSYSIPFFVAGGLFALSAITSFAAPAMQRFRKQTHAPVHVEVLTPIDEEPSEDLADDDQPITMVPKIIQTAPSPSTEQPVTSNITSTSTISNDDRKHTNGNSAKDMNKEVSQMESVV, from the exons aCTGATAGTGATATTGCTTGCGAGGAGGCAGCCCGTTTAACGGCTGAACAGCAGGAGGATCCGTCgcctgaagatgatgatgcagcatgTGAATATCATGATATGCCCCCACCACCCGACGGCGG ATATGGTTGGGTTATCGTGTTCGCTTCCTTCATGTGCAACATGATCGTCGACGGTATCGCGTACACGTTCGGTGTATTTCTGAACGAGTTCGTAGTGTATTTTGGCGAAGGGAAGGGCACAGTGGCATGGGTGGGTAGCTTACTGAGTGGTATGTACCTGAGCGCGGGTCCCGTTGTGTCTGCACTAGCGAACAAATTCGGTTGCCGGGCGGTGTGTATAGCTGGAAGTATCATATCGGCCTCTGCGTTTGCACTCAGTACGCTTAGTACCTCAGTAACGATGCTAATGCTCACGTACGGTGTGATGGGCGGCATTGGCTTTGGATTAATCTATCTGCCTGCGGTTGTTGCCGTCGGATACTACTTCGAAACTAAGCGCTCATTGGCCACCGGTATTGCAGTGTGCGGTTCCGGGTTTGGTACATTCGCCTTTGCACCCCTAGCAAACATGCTACTGGCAAACTTTGACTGGAAAAATTCGAACCTCATCTTGGCAGGGCTGATTCTGAATTGTGCGATCTTTGGCGCCATGATGCGCCCATTGAC CTACCCGAAGGAGGACAAAGTAAAACCCTTGATGCAGCGCATGTACGAAGAGAAACGCCTTCAGATGGAGCGGGGATCGATAGGTGGATCCTACTTCATGGTACAGCTGCCCGATGGTACGATGGAGAAAAGACTGAAAGCCCCGCTAAACGCGGATCCGGGTGTACACTCGAGCCTGGCCCTGGATCAGCTCGCACAACAGGGTGGCATGCATCCCGTGGCCACGTTACCAACTATCTCGGAATTTAAAACACCCGAGCAGAACGGGAGTAGCGGCTCATCGTCAGAGTCGAGTCAGATAGAGATGAAGAAACCGTTGAACAAAAAACGTAACACCAACTCCGAATCGGATGCGACCGATTATGGGGCAGACAATATGCCACGCAATGCCTCGCAGCCTGCCTTTACTAGCCACCAATCAG GTATCCCGAAGAATGGTTCCGTGCCCACGTTCGATCGCGTTCGGAAACACTCTACCGGCGAACGGTTCAAGCCATCGCTGGCGGCCATAAAAGCGAGCTCACGCGGTGATGTCGGTAGCAATGGTGATGTACGTAAATCTGCCACGCAGCTCAGAAACTCGCGAGGCTCTATGAATGGCAGCAAGAATAATAACGCTGAGGAATTT GATGATGCCAGCATGTTTACCTCGAAAGCTTCTCTGAAAGCAGACCGGCCAATGATGGTGCGTCCGCTTTCTCGTAAGGATATTTTCTATTCCGGGTCCGTCACCAATCTAAAAGAATACCAGAGTCAGAAATCTCTAACCAACTACCGCAACTCCGTTGTTTCGCTGACTAAATTCGAGAAGGAACATCGTAACGACGTGCGGGATGATGTAGAGAAGGGCCGAGAAGAGC AATATGATCTGTGTCCATGCCTGGCATTACCGGAATCGTTCAAGAACGCCATTGCTGCTATGATGGATGTCAGCCTGCTGCGGGATCCCGTCTTTATGATGATCGGTGTTTCGAACATATTCGGTATGGCTGGCCTATACGTCCCGTTCGTTTATCTAGTCGATGCTGCCGTCCTTGAT GGAATTGATCAAAGTTCTGCCTCGTTCCTTATCTCGATCATCGGTATCACGAATACTGTCGGAAGGATCGTGTGCGGTTACGTAGCCGATTTTCCCAAGGTGGACGCTCtcttcctcaacaacatctgTCTCGTGATATCCACGATAGCCGTTGCGCTGACACCGTTCTGTAGTAGCTATGCCTCATACGTGGTGATGGCCATCGCGTTCGGCATTGCAATTG CTGGCTACATCTCGCTGACGTCAATTATTCTCGTGGATCTGCTTGGTCTGGACAAACTGACGAATGCCTTTGGATTGTTGATTTTGTTCCGTGGTGCAGCTACGATCGTTGGCTCACCACTGGCCGGTGCCCTGTACGACGCAACTCAGTCGTATTCCATACCGTTCTTTGTCGCCGGAGGCCTTTTTGCATTGTCGGCAATTACCAGCTTCGCTGCTCCAGCTATGCAAAG ATtccgaaagcaaacacacgctcCGGTACACGTGGAGGTGCTAACCCCTATTGACGAAGAACCCTCGGAGGATcttgccgatgatgatcaacCGATTACGATGGTACCAAAGATCATTCAAACTGCCCCGAGCCCGTCCACCGAGCAGCCCGTCACGTCCAACATTACATCCACCTCCACGATCAGTAACGATGACAGGAAGCACACCAACGGTAACAGTGCAAAGGATATGAATAAGGAAGTTAGCCAAATGGAGTCGGTGGTGTAA
- the LOC126572455 gene encoding uncharacterized protein LOC126572455 isoform X2, with the protein MGQAASQEDAEQDGQPAEAEDDDDGGIIPMRSDRFLVTDSDIACEEAARLTAEQQEDPSPEDDDAACEYHDMPPPPDGGYGWVIVFASFMCNMIVDGIAYTFGVFLNEFVVYFGEGKGTVAWVGSLLSGMYLSAGPVVSALANKFGCRAVCIAGSIISASAFALSTLSTSVTMLMLTYGVMGGIGFGLIYLPAVVAVGYYFETKRSLATGIAVCGSGFGTFAFAPLANMLLANFDWKNSNLILAGLILNCAIFGAMMRPLTYPKEDKVKPLMQRMYEEKRLQMERGSIGGSYFMVQLPDGTMEKRLKAPLNADPGVHSSLALDQLAQQGGMHPVATLPTISEFKTPEQNGSSGSSSESSQIEMKKPLNKKRNTNSESDATDYGADNMPRNASQPAFTSHQSGIPKNGSVPTFDRVRKHSTGERFKPSLAAIKASSRGDVGSNGDDDASMFTSKASLKADRPMMVRPLSRKDIFYSGSVTNLKEYQSQKSLTNYRNSVVSLTKFEKEHRNDVRDDVEKGREEQYDLCPCLALPESFKNAIAAMMDVSLLRDPVFMMIGVSNIFGMAGLYVPFVYLVDAAVLDGIDQSSASFLISIIGITNTVGRIVCGYVADFPKVDALFLNNICLVISTIAVALTPFCSSYASYVVMAIAFGIAIAGYISLTSIILVDLLGLDKLTNAFGLLILFRGAATIVGSPLAGALYDATQSYSIPFFVAGGLFALSAITSFAAPAMQRFRKQTHAPVHVEVLTPIDEEPSEDLADDDQPITMVPKIIQTAPSPSTEQPVTSNITSTSTISNDDRKHTNGNSAKDMNKEVSQMESVV; encoded by the exons aCTGATAGTGATATTGCTTGCGAGGAGGCAGCCCGTTTAACGGCTGAACAGCAGGAGGATCCGTCgcctgaagatgatgatgcagcatgTGAATATCATGATATGCCCCCACCACCCGACGGCGG ATATGGTTGGGTTATCGTGTTCGCTTCCTTCATGTGCAACATGATCGTCGACGGTATCGCGTACACGTTCGGTGTATTTCTGAACGAGTTCGTAGTGTATTTTGGCGAAGGGAAGGGCACAGTGGCATGGGTGGGTAGCTTACTGAGTGGTATGTACCTGAGCGCGGGTCCCGTTGTGTCTGCACTAGCGAACAAATTCGGTTGCCGGGCGGTGTGTATAGCTGGAAGTATCATATCGGCCTCTGCGTTTGCACTCAGTACGCTTAGTACCTCAGTAACGATGCTAATGCTCACGTACGGTGTGATGGGCGGCATTGGCTTTGGATTAATCTATCTGCCTGCGGTTGTTGCCGTCGGATACTACTTCGAAACTAAGCGCTCATTGGCCACCGGTATTGCAGTGTGCGGTTCCGGGTTTGGTACATTCGCCTTTGCACCCCTAGCAAACATGCTACTGGCAAACTTTGACTGGAAAAATTCGAACCTCATCTTGGCAGGGCTGATTCTGAATTGTGCGATCTTTGGCGCCATGATGCGCCCATTGAC CTACCCGAAGGAGGACAAAGTAAAACCCTTGATGCAGCGCATGTACGAAGAGAAACGCCTTCAGATGGAGCGGGGATCGATAGGTGGATCCTACTTCATGGTACAGCTGCCCGATGGTACGATGGAGAAAAGACTGAAAGCCCCGCTAAACGCGGATCCGGGTGTACACTCGAGCCTGGCCCTGGATCAGCTCGCACAACAGGGTGGCATGCATCCCGTGGCCACGTTACCAACTATCTCGGAATTTAAAACACCCGAGCAGAACGGGAGTAGCGGCTCATCGTCAGAGTCGAGTCAGATAGAGATGAAGAAACCGTTGAACAAAAAACGTAACACCAACTCCGAATCGGATGCGACCGATTATGGGGCAGACAATATGCCACGCAATGCCTCGCAGCCTGCCTTTACTAGCCACCAATCAG GTATCCCGAAGAATGGTTCCGTGCCCACGTTCGATCGCGTTCGGAAACACTCTACCGGCGAACGGTTCAAGCCATCGCTGGCGGCCATAAAAGCGAGCTCACGCGGTGATGTCGGTAGCAATGGTGAT GATGATGCCAGCATGTTTACCTCGAAAGCTTCTCTGAAAGCAGACCGGCCAATGATGGTGCGTCCGCTTTCTCGTAAGGATATTTTCTATTCCGGGTCCGTCACCAATCTAAAAGAATACCAGAGTCAGAAATCTCTAACCAACTACCGCAACTCCGTTGTTTCGCTGACTAAATTCGAGAAGGAACATCGTAACGACGTGCGGGATGATGTAGAGAAGGGCCGAGAAGAGC AATATGATCTGTGTCCATGCCTGGCATTACCGGAATCGTTCAAGAACGCCATTGCTGCTATGATGGATGTCAGCCTGCTGCGGGATCCCGTCTTTATGATGATCGGTGTTTCGAACATATTCGGTATGGCTGGCCTATACGTCCCGTTCGTTTATCTAGTCGATGCTGCCGTCCTTGAT GGAATTGATCAAAGTTCTGCCTCGTTCCTTATCTCGATCATCGGTATCACGAATACTGTCGGAAGGATCGTGTGCGGTTACGTAGCCGATTTTCCCAAGGTGGACGCTCtcttcctcaacaacatctgTCTCGTGATATCCACGATAGCCGTTGCGCTGACACCGTTCTGTAGTAGCTATGCCTCATACGTGGTGATGGCCATCGCGTTCGGCATTGCAATTG CTGGCTACATCTCGCTGACGTCAATTATTCTCGTGGATCTGCTTGGTCTGGACAAACTGACGAATGCCTTTGGATTGTTGATTTTGTTCCGTGGTGCAGCTACGATCGTTGGCTCACCACTGGCCGGTGCCCTGTACGACGCAACTCAGTCGTATTCCATACCGTTCTTTGTCGCCGGAGGCCTTTTTGCATTGTCGGCAATTACCAGCTTCGCTGCTCCAGCTATGCAAAG ATtccgaaagcaaacacacgctcCGGTACACGTGGAGGTGCTAACCCCTATTGACGAAGAACCCTCGGAGGATcttgccgatgatgatcaacCGATTACGATGGTACCAAAGATCATTCAAACTGCCCCGAGCCCGTCCACCGAGCAGCCCGTCACGTCCAACATTACATCCACCTCCACGATCAGTAACGATGACAGGAAGCACACCAACGGTAACAGTGCAAAGGATATGAATAAGGAAGTTAGCCAAATGGAGTCGGTGGTGTAA
- the LOC126572455 gene encoding monocarboxylate transporter 13 isoform X3 — translation MASKAVNKTTTDSDIACEEAARLTAEQQEDPSPEDDDAACEYHDMPPPPDGGYGWVIVFASFMCNMIVDGIAYTFGVFLNEFVVYFGEGKGTVAWVGSLLSGMYLSAGPVVSALANKFGCRAVCIAGSIISASAFALSTLSTSVTMLMLTYGVMGGIGFGLIYLPAVVAVGYYFETKRSLATGIAVCGSGFGTFAFAPLANMLLANFDWKNSNLILAGLILNCAIFGAMMRPLTYPKEDKVKPLMQRMYEEKRLQMERGSIGGSYFMVQLPDGTMEKRLKAPLNADPGVHSSLALDQLAQQGGMHPVATLPTISEFKTPEQNGSSGSSSESSQIEMKKPLNKKRNTNSESDATDYGADNMPRNASQPAFTSHQSGIPKNGSVPTFDRVRKHSTGERFKPSLAAIKASSRGDVGSNGDVRKSATQLRNSRGSMNGSKNNNAEEFDDASMFTSKASLKADRPMMVRPLSRKDIFYSGSVTNLKEYQSQKSLTNYRNSVVSLTKFEKEHRNDVRDDVEKGREEQYDLCPCLALPESFKNAIAAMMDVSLLRDPVFMMIGVSNIFGMAGLYVPFVYLVDAAVLDGIDQSSASFLISIIGITNTVGRIVCGYVADFPKVDALFLNNICLVISTIAVALTPFCSSYASYVVMAIAFGIAIAGYISLTSIILVDLLGLDKLTNAFGLLILFRGAATIVGSPLAGALYDATQSYSIPFFVAGGLFALSAITSFAAPAMQRFRKQTHAPVHVEVLTPIDEEPSEDLADDDQPITMVPKIIQTAPSPSTEQPVTSNITSTSTISNDDRKHTNGNSAKDMNKEVSQMESVV, via the exons aCTGATAGTGATATTGCTTGCGAGGAGGCAGCCCGTTTAACGGCTGAACAGCAGGAGGATCCGTCgcctgaagatgatgatgcagcatgTGAATATCATGATATGCCCCCACCACCCGACGGCGG ATATGGTTGGGTTATCGTGTTCGCTTCCTTCATGTGCAACATGATCGTCGACGGTATCGCGTACACGTTCGGTGTATTTCTGAACGAGTTCGTAGTGTATTTTGGCGAAGGGAAGGGCACAGTGGCATGGGTGGGTAGCTTACTGAGTGGTATGTACCTGAGCGCGGGTCCCGTTGTGTCTGCACTAGCGAACAAATTCGGTTGCCGGGCGGTGTGTATAGCTGGAAGTATCATATCGGCCTCTGCGTTTGCACTCAGTACGCTTAGTACCTCAGTAACGATGCTAATGCTCACGTACGGTGTGATGGGCGGCATTGGCTTTGGATTAATCTATCTGCCTGCGGTTGTTGCCGTCGGATACTACTTCGAAACTAAGCGCTCATTGGCCACCGGTATTGCAGTGTGCGGTTCCGGGTTTGGTACATTCGCCTTTGCACCCCTAGCAAACATGCTACTGGCAAACTTTGACTGGAAAAATTCGAACCTCATCTTGGCAGGGCTGATTCTGAATTGTGCGATCTTTGGCGCCATGATGCGCCCATTGAC CTACCCGAAGGAGGACAAAGTAAAACCCTTGATGCAGCGCATGTACGAAGAGAAACGCCTTCAGATGGAGCGGGGATCGATAGGTGGATCCTACTTCATGGTACAGCTGCCCGATGGTACGATGGAGAAAAGACTGAAAGCCCCGCTAAACGCGGATCCGGGTGTACACTCGAGCCTGGCCCTGGATCAGCTCGCACAACAGGGTGGCATGCATCCCGTGGCCACGTTACCAACTATCTCGGAATTTAAAACACCCGAGCAGAACGGGAGTAGCGGCTCATCGTCAGAGTCGAGTCAGATAGAGATGAAGAAACCGTTGAACAAAAAACGTAACACCAACTCCGAATCGGATGCGACCGATTATGGGGCAGACAATATGCCACGCAATGCCTCGCAGCCTGCCTTTACTAGCCACCAATCAG GTATCCCGAAGAATGGTTCCGTGCCCACGTTCGATCGCGTTCGGAAACACTCTACCGGCGAACGGTTCAAGCCATCGCTGGCGGCCATAAAAGCGAGCTCACGCGGTGATGTCGGTAGCAATGGTGATGTACGTAAATCTGCCACGCAGCTCAGAAACTCGCGAGGCTCTATGAATGGCAGCAAGAATAATAACGCTGAGGAATTT GATGATGCCAGCATGTTTACCTCGAAAGCTTCTCTGAAAGCAGACCGGCCAATGATGGTGCGTCCGCTTTCTCGTAAGGATATTTTCTATTCCGGGTCCGTCACCAATCTAAAAGAATACCAGAGTCAGAAATCTCTAACCAACTACCGCAACTCCGTTGTTTCGCTGACTAAATTCGAGAAGGAACATCGTAACGACGTGCGGGATGATGTAGAGAAGGGCCGAGAAGAGC AATATGATCTGTGTCCATGCCTGGCATTACCGGAATCGTTCAAGAACGCCATTGCTGCTATGATGGATGTCAGCCTGCTGCGGGATCCCGTCTTTATGATGATCGGTGTTTCGAACATATTCGGTATGGCTGGCCTATACGTCCCGTTCGTTTATCTAGTCGATGCTGCCGTCCTTGAT GGAATTGATCAAAGTTCTGCCTCGTTCCTTATCTCGATCATCGGTATCACGAATACTGTCGGAAGGATCGTGTGCGGTTACGTAGCCGATTTTCCCAAGGTGGACGCTCtcttcctcaacaacatctgTCTCGTGATATCCACGATAGCCGTTGCGCTGACACCGTTCTGTAGTAGCTATGCCTCATACGTGGTGATGGCCATCGCGTTCGGCATTGCAATTG CTGGCTACATCTCGCTGACGTCAATTATTCTCGTGGATCTGCTTGGTCTGGACAAACTGACGAATGCCTTTGGATTGTTGATTTTGTTCCGTGGTGCAGCTACGATCGTTGGCTCACCACTGGCCGGTGCCCTGTACGACGCAACTCAGTCGTATTCCATACCGTTCTTTGTCGCCGGAGGCCTTTTTGCATTGTCGGCAATTACCAGCTTCGCTGCTCCAGCTATGCAAAG ATtccgaaagcaaacacacgctcCGGTACACGTGGAGGTGCTAACCCCTATTGACGAAGAACCCTCGGAGGATcttgccgatgatgatcaacCGATTACGATGGTACCAAAGATCATTCAAACTGCCCCGAGCCCGTCCACCGAGCAGCCCGTCACGTCCAACATTACATCCACCTCCACGATCAGTAACGATGACAGGAAGCACACCAACGGTAACAGTGCAAAGGATATGAATAAGGAAGTTAGCCAAATGGAGTCGGTGGTGTAA